From the Pseudomonadota bacterium genome, one window contains:
- a CDS encoding sigma-70 family RNA polymerase sigma factor produces the protein MFFEILVKRISPTIKKIAHKLNGHYTFFNDEDLYQEALIHLWIDFREGILGDKTDSYILQGCYYHLKNYIRKTQDNAVLVSLNNPIGEDGTVMEEILPADSINPLEYLESKMEIETAEEKYFTQREKDVLSYFLEGMSMREIGRKIGISHVMVLKIRNKIKDKYGRFNRENGAMNN, from the coding sequence ATGTTTTTTGAGATCCTTGTAAAGAGAATATCGCCTACGATAAAGAAGATCGCACACAAGTTGAACGGCCATTACACCTTTTTCAACGATGAAGACCTTTACCAGGAAGCGCTGATACACCTGTGGATCGATTTCAGAGAAGGTATTCTCGGTGACAAAACAGATAGTTATATATTGCAGGGGTGTTATTATCATCTGAAAAACTACATTCGTAAGACCCAGGATAATGCGGTACTTGTGAGCCTGAACAACCCTATCGGTGAAGACGGGACGGTTATGGAAGAAATCCTCCCTGCAGACAGTATCAACCCGTTGGAATATTTAGAAAGTAAAATGGAAATCGAAACAGCCGAAGAGAAATATTTTACTCAGAGAGAAAAAGATGTACTCTCATATTTTCTTGAAGGCATGTCCATGAGGGAGATAGGCCGCAAAATAGGCATATCCCACGTAATGGTGCTGAAGATACGGAACAAAATCAAAGATAAGTACGGAAGGTTCAATAGGGAAAACGGAGCAATGAACAATTAA
- a CDS encoding NAD+ synthase has product MKTIRVAVGQINCIVGDLKGNCAKMSAYVKKAEKCGADIVVFPELAVTGYPPEDLLLKPKFVEDNVKVLEEFTWSVHDIIAIAGFVNRIGEDLYNAAAIISNGKIRGVYHKTLLPNYGVFDEKRYFQAGSEPLVFQYGGLIFGANICEDIWHEKGPTRMQVLHGAQLILNINASPYHAGKICQREEVVKTRARENHVPIIYANLVGGQDELVFDGQSLVVDEKGTVTARAGAFKEDLLVVDMVLASGERRAERGEGIAADFGLREVRKQNLIEIRDPQSVRFNPAEGGTIRNKKPPIPRRKAEPLLEPAAEVYEALKLGLHDYVVKNGFKRVVIGLSGGIDSSLVAVVAADALGKKNVAGVSMPSRYTSEASRVDAKGLADQLGIELLEVLIDGIYLAYQSSFNPLFKGLPEDTTEENIQARIRGNILMALSNKFGWLVLTTGNKSEMSVGYATLYGDMAGGFAVIKDVPKMLVYELSRYRNTINLVIPERVLTKAPTAELKPDQKDQDTLPPYDILDRILEAYIEKDKYGEAIISSSLQKETVEKILRMVDISEYKRRQSSPGIKITPKAFGKDRRMPITNKYRG; this is encoded by the coding sequence ATGAAAACCATACGGGTCGCAGTAGGTCAGATAAACTGCATTGTAGGCGACTTGAAGGGTAATTGCGCAAAGATGTCTGCATATGTAAAAAAAGCGGAAAAATGCGGGGCGGATATAGTGGTATTTCCTGAGCTTGCTGTGACAGGTTATCCGCCCGAAGACCTTCTGCTAAAACCGAAATTCGTCGAAGATAATGTTAAGGTTTTGGAAGAATTTACATGGTCGGTTCACGATATTATCGCCATTGCGGGTTTTGTCAACAGGATAGGCGAAGACCTGTACAATGCTGCAGCTATTATCAGCAACGGTAAAATCAGAGGCGTATATCACAAAACACTTTTACCCAACTATGGCGTTTTTGACGAAAAACGGTATTTTCAGGCAGGCAGTGAGCCGCTTGTGTTTCAATACGGAGGACTTATCTTTGGAGCCAATATATGTGAAGACATATGGCATGAAAAAGGGCCGACGAGAATGCAGGTTTTACATGGAGCACAGCTCATACTCAATATCAACGCATCCCCCTATCATGCAGGGAAAATCTGCCAGAGAGAAGAAGTTGTAAAAACCAGGGCAAGAGAAAACCATGTTCCCATTATCTACGCCAATCTTGTAGGCGGACAGGACGAGCTTGTATTTGATGGGCAGAGCCTGGTTGTTGATGAAAAAGGCACTGTTACAGCAAGGGCCGGGGCATTCAAAGAAGACCTGCTTGTGGTGGATATGGTGCTTGCAAGCGGAGAGCGGAGAGCGGAGAGGGGCGAGGGGATAGCCGCAGACTTCGGCCTGCGTGAAGTCAGAAAACAGAATTTAATAGAAATCCGAGATCCACAATCCGTAAGGTTTAATCCTGCCGAAGGCGGGACAATCCGAAATAAAAAACCCCCCATCCCCAGGAGGAAAGCAGAGCCTCTGTTGGAACCTGCTGCTGAAGTGTATGAGGCATTAAAATTAGGCCTCCATGATTATGTTGTAAAGAATGGATTCAAGAGGGTTGTTATCGGGTTGAGCGGCGGCATTGATTCATCCCTGGTGGCAGTTGTTGCTGCCGATGCCCTTGGAAAAAAGAATGTCGCTGGCGTCTCGATGCCCTCCCGTTATACATCGGAGGCTTCAAGGGTCGATGCGAAAGGGCTTGCAGATCAACTCGGTATAGAGTTGCTGGAAGTCCTTATTGACGGTATTTACTTGGCTTATCAGTCATCCTTCAATCCTCTTTTTAAGGGGCTGCCCGAAGACACAACTGAAGAGAACATACAGGCCCGGATCCGGGGCAACATCCTCATGGCGTTGTCAAATAAATTCGGCTGGCTCGTACTCACTACAGGGAATAAGTCTGAAATGAGTGTGGGCTATGCCACGCTCTATGGTGATATGGCCGGCGGGTTTGCAGTGATAAAGGATGTGCCGAAAATGCTGGTGTATGAGTTATCGAGATACAGGAATACAATCAACCTTGTCATACCGGAAAGGGTGTTAACAAAAGCGCCGACAGCCGAACTCAAACCGGACCAGAAGGACCAGGATACATTGCCTCCCTATGACATCCTCGACCGGATATTGGAGGCGTATATTGAAAAAGACAAATACGGTGAAGCGATTATATCTTCCTCCCTCCAGAAAGAAACGGTGGAAAAAATCTTGCGTATGGTTGACATAAGCGAATATAAACGGCGTCAGTCGTCGCCGGGGATAAAGATTACGCCTAAGGCCTTCGGTAAAGACAGACGTATGCCCATAACGAACAAATACAGGGGGTGA